One Microbacterium sp. W4I20 DNA window includes the following coding sequences:
- a CDS encoding N-acyl homoserine lactonase family protein translates to MPAAIRITPIHVGDLSADGKPMPVYVHLIEHPEGRVLVDTGFTEAHPATADLEPRPYPLDTQDLDLASVDFVVNTHLHFDHCGGNHLLPGTPIYVQRQELDDARTLDDYTIREWVDPPGVNYVPVDGEHELLPGVRLVPAPGHTRGSQIVVVDTGERPTIIAGDTAVWFGELEDPQTEGQRLILSLHPEHVWISHEHTAWTSED, encoded by the coding sequence GTGCCCGCAGCGATCCGAATCACGCCCATTCATGTCGGCGACCTGAGCGCCGACGGGAAACCGATGCCGGTCTACGTACACCTCATCGAGCATCCCGAGGGCAGGGTCCTCGTCGACACCGGTTTCACCGAGGCCCATCCCGCCACAGCCGACCTCGAGCCGCGGCCGTATCCGCTCGACACGCAGGATCTCGATCTCGCGAGCGTCGACTTCGTCGTCAACACCCATCTGCACTTCGATCACTGCGGCGGCAATCACCTCCTCCCCGGCACTCCGATCTACGTCCAGCGCCAGGAACTCGACGATGCTCGCACCCTTGACGACTACACGATCCGGGAGTGGGTCGATCCGCCCGGGGTGAACTACGTGCCGGTGGACGGAGAGCACGAACTGCTTCCCGGGGTGCGCCTTGTTCCCGCTCCCGGCCACACCCGCGGCTCGCAGATCGTCGTCGTCGACACCGGCGAGAGGCCGACGATCATCGCAGGAGACACCGCAGTGTGGTTCGGCGAACTCGAAGACCCGCAGACCGAAGGCCAGCGGCTGATCCTGTCGCTGCATCCGGAGCACGTCTGGATCAGTCACGAGCACACCGCCTGGACGAGCGAGGATTGA
- a CDS encoding CCA tRNA nucleotidyltransferase translates to MLNMADGLVRLGALAENPVVRTLATAFADAGFDLAVVGGPVRDALLGRETHDLDFTTNASPDEILKIVKPIATAHWDIGRAFGTIGARVQGEQVEITTYRADSYDGVTRKPTVEFGDSIEGDLVRRDFTVNAMALQVPSTKLVDPTGGVEDLIAGVLRTPADPAISFGDDPLRMLRAARFSAQLGFRVDDDTFDAIEQLRGTLGIVSPERVQSELVRLMQTDDPVRGIRVLVESRLIDEFLPEVSALRLEVDEHHHHKDVYEHSLTVLSQAIELEHSRHPGAAPDVPLRIAALLHDIGKPRTRKLEDGGVVTFHHHDVVGSRMARKRLQALRFDTATTDAVATLVELHLRFFGYAEGTWTDAAVRRYVRDAGDLLERLHILTRADVTTRNKRKAGRLAGAYDDIESRIAALREQEELDSIRPEVDGNRIQEVLGIKPGREVGEAYRFLLDLRLDEGVLGAEAAEQRLREWWAARG, encoded by the coding sequence ATGCTCAACATGGCCGACGGCCTCGTCCGTCTCGGTGCGCTCGCCGAGAATCCGGTCGTCCGCACCCTCGCCACTGCCTTCGCCGATGCCGGGTTCGACCTCGCCGTCGTGGGCGGACCGGTGCGCGATGCGCTGCTCGGACGCGAGACGCACGACCTCGACTTCACGACGAATGCCTCGCCCGACGAGATCCTGAAGATCGTCAAGCCGATCGCGACCGCGCACTGGGACATCGGCCGCGCATTCGGCACCATCGGCGCGCGCGTGCAGGGCGAGCAGGTCGAGATCACGACCTACCGCGCCGACAGCTACGACGGCGTGACCCGCAAGCCGACCGTCGAGTTCGGCGACTCGATCGAGGGCGACCTCGTGCGCCGCGACTTCACCGTGAACGCGATGGCATTGCAGGTGCCGTCGACGAAGCTCGTCGACCCGACCGGCGGCGTGGAAGACCTCATCGCCGGGGTGCTTCGCACGCCCGCGGATCCCGCCATCTCCTTCGGCGACGACCCGCTCCGGATGCTGCGGGCCGCCCGCTTCAGCGCCCAGCTCGGCTTCCGCGTCGACGACGACACGTTCGACGCGATCGAGCAATTGCGCGGCACTCTCGGCATCGTCAGCCCGGAGCGCGTGCAGTCCGAGCTCGTGCGCCTCATGCAGACCGACGACCCGGTGCGCGGCATCCGCGTGCTCGTCGAGTCCAGGCTCATCGACGAGTTCCTCCCGGAGGTCAGTGCGCTGCGCCTCGAGGTCGACGAGCACCACCACCATAAAGACGTTTACGAGCACTCGCTCACGGTGCTCAGCCAGGCCATCGAGCTCGAGCACTCCCGGCACCCGGGTGCCGCGCCCGACGTGCCGCTGCGCATCGCCGCGCTGCTGCACGACATCGGCAAACCCCGAACCCGCAAGCTCGAAGACGGCGGAGTGGTCACGTTCCACCACCACGACGTCGTCGGTTCGCGTATGGCGCGCAAGCGTCTGCAGGCGCTGCGCTTCGACACGGCGACGACGGATGCCGTCGCCACCCTCGTCGAGCTGCACCTGCGGTTCTTCGGCTACGCCGAGGGGACATGGACGGATGCCGCGGTGCGCCGCTACGTGCGCGATGCCGGCGACCTGCTCGAGCGCCTGCACATCCTCACCCGCGCCGACGTCACGACCCGCAACAAGCGCAAGGCCGGGCGTCTCGCCGGCGCCTACGACGACATCGAGTCGCGCATCGCGGCCCTCCGCGAGCAGGAGGAGCTCGACTCCATCCGCCCCGAGGTCGACGGCAACCGCATCCAGGAGGTGCTGGGCATCAAGCCGGGCCGCGAGGTCGGCGAGGCCTACCGCTTCCTGCTGGACCTGCGCCTCGACGAGGGCGTGCTGGGTGCCGAGGCCGCGGAGCAGCGGCTGCGCGAATGGTGGGCAGCGCGGGGCTGA
- a CDS encoding HD domain-containing protein, with translation MQLNTFTPPETPAAHAARALAERYHSESMQNHVVRSWLWAEAFAVAEERSDIDHELLYVSALLHDIGIVPEFDNVQISYEEAGGHVAVALTTGAGWDAARSQRALEVIVRHNWPSVDPAMDAEGYLLEIGTALDISGARADVLPAEFIQEVLAEYPRLELAREFGDGVVDQAARKPHTSAHRLVEGGVVGKLANHPLERSPGFAGLSGPAAGSLRTAGSHPSPGRWPGSAPGSSAPAPCSAGTRRSRRRPR, from the coding sequence ATGCAGCTGAACACCTTCACGCCTCCCGAGACGCCCGCCGCTCACGCGGCACGGGCGCTGGCCGAGCGGTATCACTCCGAGTCGATGCAGAATCACGTGGTGCGGTCGTGGCTGTGGGCCGAGGCCTTCGCGGTCGCCGAAGAGCGCAGCGATATCGACCACGAACTGCTCTACGTGTCGGCGCTGCTGCACGACATCGGCATCGTGCCCGAGTTCGACAACGTCCAGATCTCGTACGAAGAGGCTGGCGGGCACGTCGCTGTCGCCCTCACGACCGGCGCGGGGTGGGATGCTGCGCGGAGTCAGCGGGCGCTCGAGGTCATCGTCCGCCACAACTGGCCTTCGGTCGATCCCGCGATGGATGCCGAGGGCTACCTGCTCGAGATCGGCACCGCGCTCGACATCTCCGGCGCGCGGGCAGACGTGCTCCCTGCCGAGTTCATCCAGGAGGTGCTGGCTGAGTATCCGCGATTGGAACTCGCACGCGAGTTCGGGGACGGCGTCGTGGATCAGGCGGCGCGCAAGCCGCACACGTCCGCGCATCGGCTGGTCGAGGGCGGCGTCGTGGGCAAGCTGGCGAATCACCCGCTGGAGCGGTCGCCGGGTTTCGCCGGACTGAGCGGGCCCGCCGCGGGCTCACTCAGAACAGCGGGTTCTCACCCTTCGCCTGGGCGATGGCCCGGGTCCGCGCCTGGATCATCCGCACCAGCGCCATGCTCAGCAGGAACCCGCCGATCGCGGCGACGGCCACGATGA
- a CDS encoding GntR family transcriptional regulator, which translates to MTKDAAEDVTPSKSAEPAYLRIAAELRTRIEAGEFPLETPLPPERDLCVELGVSRMTLRRALGVLEQDGRVHRDATRGTFVSAPRVQLRLGSFSQEVARAGRNPGAELFWAEERPADAEVAAGLDVSPGHLVYALQRLRRSDDEPLALETTYYRADLVPGLLEGDLTGSLWGEIRRRFDLRIARTSAELEVVVLDAETSAHLGSRQAAGGLQLTRRTFVDSGACVEYALDVYRSDRVSLLIERTVDDE; encoded by the coding sequence GTGACGAAGGATGCCGCGGAAGATGTAACACCGTCGAAATCCGCCGAGCCCGCCTATCTCCGGATCGCCGCTGAGCTCCGCACCCGGATCGAGGCGGGCGAGTTCCCGCTCGAGACGCCGCTCCCCCCGGAGCGTGACCTGTGCGTCGAACTCGGCGTGAGCCGCATGACCCTGCGCCGCGCCCTCGGTGTGCTGGAGCAGGACGGGCGCGTGCACCGTGACGCGACTCGCGGCACCTTCGTCTCGGCGCCCCGCGTGCAGCTGCGGCTCGGTTCCTTCTCGCAGGAGGTCGCCCGCGCCGGGCGGAACCCCGGCGCCGAGCTCTTCTGGGCCGAGGAGCGCCCGGCCGATGCCGAGGTCGCCGCGGGTCTCGACGTCTCCCCCGGGCATCTGGTCTACGCCCTGCAGCGACTTCGGCGGTCCGACGATGAGCCGCTCGCGCTGGAGACCACGTACTATCGGGCCGATCTGGTGCCGGGGCTCCTCGAAGGGGATCTCACGGGGTCGCTGTGGGGCGAGATCCGCCGGCGGTTCGATCTTCGGATCGCTCGCACCTCGGCGGAACTCGAGGTCGTCGTACTCGATGCGGAGACCAGTGCGCACCTGGGATCCCGTCAGGCGGCAGGCGGCCTTCAGCTGACGCGGCGTACGTTCGTCGACTCGGGCGCGTGCGTCGAGTACGCCCTCGACGTCTACCGCTCCGACCGCGTCTCGCTGCTGATCGAGCGGACCGTGGACGACGAGTGA
- a CDS encoding NAD(P)/FAD-dependent oxidoreductase produces MSSPSPSRPVAVIGGGIVGSALLYTLAHRGVDAVLLESASALALGASGTNSGVLHTGFDSTPEQLETELILRAARIRPTILEALGVPVVHTGAELVPHSEEDRETVRGLAENAAANGVAVEVRESDGALLVPGESVSDPVAFALALATSAVAAGARIELDARVSAISPIDDGLLLETVDGRRFEVSAAINAAGLYADEVARLVGDDSFEIYPRKGEFFVFELPDGQTLDRIILPVPTKRTKGVLVFPTLDGKVIAGPTAVDLDDKEDWSVRPEARDEILAKAVEQFPALDGLEPIASYAGLRPAGRDSNYVIGRSDRNDRLINVAAIRSTGLTASLGIADFVTGLLPELGIEVGELRPPTVAAAPASDGPWWQRTARHRQTTA; encoded by the coding sequence ATGTCGTCGCCCTCTCCGTCCCGTCCCGTCGCCGTCATCGGCGGGGGCATCGTGGGATCGGCCCTGCTCTACACCCTCGCGCATCGAGGGGTGGATGCCGTGCTCCTCGAGTCCGCGTCCGCACTCGCCCTCGGCGCGAGCGGGACGAACTCCGGAGTCCTGCACACGGGGTTCGATTCCACTCCGGAGCAGCTCGAGACGGAGCTGATCCTGCGGGCCGCCCGCATCCGTCCGACGATCCTCGAGGCGCTGGGGGTGCCCGTGGTCCACACGGGCGCGGAACTCGTGCCGCATTCCGAGGAAGACCGCGAGACCGTGCGCGGCCTCGCCGAGAACGCCGCCGCGAACGGCGTCGCGGTCGAAGTGCGGGAGTCGGACGGCGCGCTGCTCGTGCCGGGTGAATCGGTCAGCGACCCGGTCGCCTTCGCGCTCGCGCTCGCCACGTCGGCGGTCGCGGCGGGTGCGCGCATCGAGCTCGACGCGCGGGTATCGGCGATCTCGCCGATCGACGATGGGCTGCTGCTCGAGACGGTGGACGGCCGACGCTTCGAGGTCTCGGCGGCGATCAACGCCGCGGGCCTCTACGCCGACGAGGTCGCGCGTCTCGTCGGCGACGACTCGTTCGAGATCTATCCGCGCAAGGGCGAGTTCTTCGTGTTCGAGCTGCCCGACGGGCAGACGCTCGACCGCATCATCCTGCCCGTGCCGACGAAGCGGACCAAGGGCGTGCTCGTCTTCCCGACTCTCGACGGCAAGGTCATCGCCGGGCCGACCGCCGTGGACCTCGACGACAAGGAGGACTGGTCGGTGCGCCCGGAGGCTCGCGACGAGATCCTCGCCAAAGCCGTCGAGCAGTTCCCCGCGCTGGACGGGCTGGAGCCGATCGCGAGTTATGCGGGGCTGCGCCCGGCCGGCCGCGACAGCAACTACGTGATCGGGCGATCCGACAGGAACGACCGGCTCATCAACGTCGCCGCGATCCGCTCCACGGGGCTCACGGCCTCGCTCGGCATCGCCGACTTCGTCACCGGCCTGCTTCCCGAGCTCGGCATCGAGGTTGGCGAGCTGCGACCCCCGACGGTCGCCGCAGCACCGGCATCCGACGGGCCCTGGTGGCAGCGCACCGCGCGCCACCGGCAGACCACCGCCTGA
- a CDS encoding metallophosphoesterase family protein, producing the protein MTSPTPAVRWRRRGLTSVALLALLGGAVVAPAAFAAPDAAPEVPTGSLITGDTAWHYLDDGSDPSPKPAALRDWTLPAYDDSAWKTAPGSFGVKNGKLGAVGPVTPKTLLNHYLDGTKAPTVPTYFFRTTFELGAGVADQVASLASTVTYDDALVVWINGTEVARYVDGRITDTQNVEYAGDSNGDPLTSTISAEGDVLKDGTNTIAVALHQDRESSSDIYFDMSSLTLVKASDPGTPVVAPPTRVILTPTEKPEISQSFSWLAGDASHTIGQVEIAPAAGGESRTVDAYDAGVVNGNPNHHFSATVTGLIAATDYRYRVGLPGSWSDWFEFTTADPKATDFQFVYYGDAQIGLDTTWPSVVKQAEANAPRSIGSVHAGDLINTSSNENEWLNWFKGMEDSATRTNVMAAPGNHEYSGDKLLTAWKAAFEYPRNNPSTSSIGELADLAKGDTEVAAQYRSLFDHWSKFAAETAYYTDYQDVRFITLNATRDATFLTPPALPSCTGDDCPITKGEELWIRFQGAWLDLLLQNSPSKWNVVTFHQPVFSASEGRDEPKLRADWVPVFQRNDIDLVLMGHDHTYARGYVNTDATETPGLTTGPVYVVSNSGAKHYELETPEKNVWTNNGATQVLRGQGVTTYQVIDVSHGQLVYRSYLAEKQPDATTDLPVGAVYDTFTITKSDAGEKWVTEAGVTPPVTEPEVPAEVALSAASVQAGGKVTVSGTGFEAKAEARLELRSDPVQLGTVTADGAGAFSRSVTIPAATPAGKHTLAVILADGTEVTASLTVTAATSGGGAVTPGDGTGGASDGDLATTGADSTPYVIAAVVLLALGLGLVVLRRRRQHAE; encoded by the coding sequence ATGACCTCCCCCACCCCTGCGGTGCGGTGGCGTCGTCGCGGACTGACGTCCGTCGCGCTGCTCGCCCTGCTCGGCGGCGCCGTCGTCGCCCCCGCGGCATTCGCCGCACCGGATGCTGCGCCCGAGGTGCCGACCGGATCACTGATCACCGGCGACACCGCCTGGCACTACCTGGATGACGGCTCCGACCCGTCGCCGAAGCCCGCGGCCCTCCGCGACTGGACGCTGCCCGCCTACGATGACAGCGCCTGGAAGACGGCCCCCGGTTCGTTCGGTGTGAAGAACGGCAAGCTCGGCGCGGTCGGCCCCGTCACGCCGAAGACTCTCCTGAACCACTACCTCGACGGCACCAAGGCCCCGACGGTGCCGACGTACTTCTTCCGCACGACGTTCGAGCTCGGCGCAGGCGTGGCCGACCAGGTCGCGTCGCTGGCGAGCACGGTCACCTACGACGACGCGCTCGTGGTGTGGATCAACGGCACGGAGGTCGCGCGCTACGTCGACGGCCGCATCACCGACACGCAGAACGTCGAGTACGCCGGCGACTCGAACGGCGACCCGCTGACGAGCACCATCTCGGCCGAGGGCGACGTGCTCAAGGACGGCACGAACACGATCGCCGTCGCGCTGCACCAGGACCGCGAGAGCAGCTCCGACATCTACTTCGACATGTCGTCGCTGACCCTGGTCAAGGCCTCCGACCCCGGCACCCCGGTCGTCGCGCCCCCGACCCGCGTCATCCTGACGCCGACCGAGAAGCCCGAGATCTCGCAGTCGTTCTCCTGGCTCGCCGGTGACGCCTCGCACACGATCGGTCAGGTCGAGATCGCGCCGGCCGCGGGTGGCGAGAGCCGCACCGTCGACGCGTACGACGCGGGCGTGGTGAACGGCAACCCGAACCACCACTTCTCCGCCACCGTGACCGGCCTCATCGCCGCGACCGACTACCGCTACCGCGTCGGCCTGCCCGGCAGCTGGAGCGACTGGTTCGAGTTCACGACGGCCGACCCGAAGGCGACCGACTTCCAGTTCGTGTACTACGGCGACGCGCAGATCGGCCTCGACACCACCTGGCCGAGCGTGGTCAAGCAGGCCGAGGCCAACGCTCCCCGCTCGATCGGTTCCGTGCACGCGGGCGACCTGATCAACACGTCGAGCAACGAGAACGAGTGGCTCAACTGGTTCAAGGGCATGGAGGACTCCGCCACGCGCACCAACGTGATGGCCGCCCCCGGCAACCACGAGTACTCGGGCGATAAGCTGCTCACCGCCTGGAAGGCCGCCTTCGAGTATCCGCGCAACAACCCGTCGACCTCCTCGATCGGCGAACTGGCCGACCTGGCGAAGGGTGACACCGAGGTCGCGGCGCAGTACCGCTCGCTCTTCGACCACTGGAGCAAGTTCGCCGCCGAGACCGCGTACTACACCGACTACCAGGACGTGCGCTTCATCACGCTGAACGCGACGCGCGATGCGACCTTCCTCACGCCGCCGGCACTCCCCTCGTGCACGGGTGACGACTGCCCGATCACCAAGGGCGAGGAGCTGTGGATCCGCTTCCAGGGCGCCTGGCTCGACCTGCTCCTGCAGAACAGCCCGTCGAAGTGGAACGTCGTCACGTTCCACCAGCCGGTGTTCTCGGCATCCGAGGGTCGCGACGAGCCGAAGCTGCGCGCCGACTGGGTTCCGGTCTTCCAGCGCAACGACATCGACCTGGTGCTCATGGGCCACGACCACACGTACGCCCGCGGCTACGTGAACACCGACGCCACCGAGACCCCCGGTCTCACGACCGGCCCGGTGTACGTCGTGTCGAACTCGGGCGCGAAGCACTACGAGCTCGAGACCCCCGAGAAGAACGTCTGGACCAACAACGGCGCCACCCAGGTGCTGCGCGGTCAGGGCGTCACCACGTACCAGGTGATCGACGTCTCACACGGTCAGCTCGTCTACCGCTCGTACCTCGCCGAGAAGCAGCCGGATGCCACGACCGACCTTCCCGTCGGCGCGGTCTACGACACCTTCACCATCACCAAGTCGGATGCCGGTGAGAAGTGGGTCACCGAGGCCGGCGTCACGCCTCCGGTCACCGAGCCCGAGGTTCCGGCCGAGGTCGCGCTGAGCGCGGCATCCGTCCAGGCCGGCGGCAAGGTCACCGTCTCGGGCACCGGCTTCGAGGCCAAGGCCGAGGCACGCCTCGAGCTGCGGTCCGACCCGGTGCAGCTGGGTACGGTCACCGCGGATGGTGCCGGTGCGTTCTCGCGCAGCGTCACGATCCCGGCGGCCACGCCCGCCGGAAAGCACACCCTCGCGGTGATCCTCGCGGACGGCACCGAGGTCACGGCCTCGCTGACGGTCACGGCGGCAACGTCGGGTGGCGGAGCGGTCACCCCGGGTGACGGCACCGGCGGCGCGTCCGACGGCGACCTCGCGACGACGGGTGCCGACAGCACCCCGTACGTGATCGCGGCCGTGGTGCTGCTCGCACTGGGCCTCGGCCTCGTCGTGCTGCGCCGTCGTCGGCAGCACGCCGAGTAG
- a CDS encoding amino acid permease, with amino-acid sequence MDTPEAVSAPSVGETGTRMKRELGLYASFAVAFGFVSIATGIFTTYGAVLNSSGPRGIWAWPIAVVGQTMVALIFGALAARIPISGYAYQWVSRLANPILGWLTGWVSFAFLVIVVVAVDYTIAATILPELLGYSPTPANCWVITAIVMLLQAILVALSTKATNRVNERSRSPCRSSA; translated from the coding sequence ATGGACACACCTGAAGCGGTATCCGCCCCCTCCGTCGGCGAGACCGGCACCCGCATGAAGCGGGAACTCGGCCTCTACGCCTCGTTCGCCGTGGCTTTCGGCTTCGTCTCGATCGCCACCGGCATCTTCACCACCTACGGCGCCGTGCTCAACAGCAGCGGCCCGCGCGGAATCTGGGCGTGGCCGATCGCCGTCGTCGGCCAGACGATGGTCGCCCTGATCTTCGGCGCCCTCGCGGCACGCATCCCGATCAGCGGGTACGCCTACCAGTGGGTGTCCCGTCTGGCGAACCCGATCCTCGGCTGGCTGACCGGCTGGGTGTCGTTCGCGTTCCTCGTCATCGTCGTGGTGGCGGTCGACTACACGATCGCAGCCACGATCCTCCCCGAGCTCCTCGGCTACAGCCCCACCCCGGCGAACTGCTGGGTCATCACTGCGATCGTCATGCTGCTGCAGGCCATCCTCGTCGCGCTCAGCACCAAGGCCACCAACCGCGTGAACGAGAGGTCGCGGTCACCGTGCAGATCATCGGCATGA
- a CDS encoding type II toxin-antitoxin system VapC family toxin encodes MLIQIKDVRLPSEDVVLSALTYAELRFGVEGAIDARARRRRVADLARVNAMFPTPWLSFDQNAAESYARLAARVATRRASHARSTDIMLAGHANALGAKLVTFNAKDFELVADEVEIVVPERR; translated from the coding sequence GTGCTCATCCAGATCAAGGACGTGCGCCTGCCGTCGGAGGACGTCGTCTTGAGCGCACTCACCTACGCGGAGTTGCGCTTCGGCGTCGAAGGAGCAATCGACGCCCGGGCGCGACGCCGGAGGGTGGCAGATCTTGCGCGGGTGAACGCGATGTTCCCAACGCCGTGGTTGTCCTTCGATCAGAACGCTGCCGAGTCTTACGCTCGTCTTGCCGCCCGTGTGGCGACACGGCGCGCATCCCACGCTCGGAGCACCGACATCATGCTGGCCGGCCACGCGAATGCCCTGGGCGCAAAACTCGTCACGTTCAACGCGAAAGACTTCGAGCTCGTCGCCGACGAAGTTGAGATCGTCGTGCCCGAGCGGCGCTGA
- a CDS encoding APC family permease, translated as MQIIGMIGITVLLFAVGAALGRLDFSTLFATAPVAEAAYWDFGGLTDAGPFPLAFLLGAFTIVGFESAANLAEETKNPERVIPRAMVQAVIALGVLGMLFLIAVTALAGDTAELAKSATPVATVITSVLGPVVGKGMLVLVVISIFSCGLVITLSGTRLIWAMSRDERFPGWQLLRRVHRSRHTPVAATLGYLVITQAILAVFSGTSDALFILFSAATLLPAIIYAGTVLLYIVKRKSLPASTGFRLGRWEIPVLILASVWLVYELLIFRDDSFAQPRLYVGIMLVIGIAYLVYLVVTRGRKGLTMPDMADVDRTFDEDSATPTA; from the coding sequence GTGCAGATCATCGGCATGATCGGCATCACCGTCCTGCTCTTCGCCGTGGGGGCCGCCCTCGGCCGTCTCGACTTCTCCACGCTCTTCGCCACTGCGCCGGTCGCCGAGGCCGCGTACTGGGACTTCGGTGGACTGACGGATGCCGGACCCTTCCCGCTCGCCTTCCTGCTCGGGGCGTTCACGATCGTCGGCTTCGAGTCGGCGGCGAACCTCGCGGAGGAGACGAAGAACCCGGAGCGCGTCATCCCCCGCGCCATGGTGCAGGCGGTCATCGCGCTCGGTGTTCTCGGGATGCTGTTCCTGATCGCGGTGACCGCGCTCGCCGGAGACACGGCGGAACTCGCGAAGTCCGCGACCCCGGTCGCCACCGTCATCACCTCGGTGCTCGGACCGGTCGTCGGCAAGGGCATGCTGGTGCTCGTCGTGATCTCGATCTTCTCCTGCGGACTCGTGATCACCCTCAGCGGCACCCGCCTGATCTGGGCGATGTCGCGCGACGAGCGCTTCCCGGGCTGGCAGCTGCTGCGCCGCGTGCACCGCAGCCGCCACACCCCGGTGGCCGCGACCCTCGGCTACCTCGTGATCACCCAGGCGATCCTCGCGGTCTTCAGCGGCACGAGCGATGCGCTCTTCATCCTGTTCTCGGCGGCCACACTGCTGCCGGCGATCATCTACGCGGGCACCGTGCTGCTCTACATCGTCAAGCGGAAGTCGCTCCCGGCCAGCACGGGCTTCCGTCTCGGCCGCTGGGAGATCCCGGTACTGATCCTGGCGAGCGTCTGGCTCGTCTACGAACTGCTGATCTTCCGTGACGACTCGTTCGCGCAGCCGCGCCTCTACGTCGGCATCATGCTCGTGATCGGAATCGCCTACCTCGTCTATCTCGTCGTCACGCGCGGCCGCAAGGGACTGACCATGCCCGACATGGCCGACGTCGACCGCACGTTCGATGAAGACAGCGCGACCCCGACCGCGTAA
- a CDS encoding HAD family hydrolase: MITVFDLDGVLSRADTMATLVLARLRRRPWLVLPVGILAAVAGLASTAGDLRPRCNRAVVHIALRGMPEDEYRRLAERTARRLAARRGNTAAEIVNAARAANVAGACLVTTATERFLAQRFLKEIGVRGAEVHASEFVFMPAGPRFRSHNVGRRKAFAFRAAHPTGRIGRFYTDSASDLPLAELARDVVLVGPSRRSVTAFGYAGIRFRRLG, from the coding sequence GTGATCACCGTGTTCGACCTCGACGGCGTGCTCAGTCGCGCCGACACGATGGCGACCCTCGTCTTAGCTCGGCTACGACGACGACCATGGCTGGTGCTGCCGGTCGGCATCCTTGCAGCGGTCGCAGGGCTCGCCAGCACTGCGGGGGATCTGCGGCCCCGGTGCAATCGCGCCGTCGTGCACATCGCGCTGAGGGGGATGCCGGAGGACGAGTACCGGCGGTTGGCCGAGCGCACGGCTCGGCGGCTCGCGGCACGACGTGGCAACACGGCCGCCGAGATCGTGAACGCAGCGCGCGCGGCGAACGTCGCCGGGGCGTGCCTGGTGACCACGGCGACCGAGAGGTTCCTCGCGCAGCGGTTCCTGAAGGAGATCGGCGTGCGCGGAGCGGAGGTGCACGCGTCGGAGTTCGTGTTCATGCCGGCCGGGCCGAGGTTCCGGTCGCATAACGTCGGACGTCGGAAGGCCTTCGCCTTCCGGGCCGCGCACCCGACCGGACGCATCGGACGCTTCTACACGGACTCGGCGAGTGATCTACCGCTGGCGGAGCTCGCCCGTGATGTCGTTCTCGTCGGGCCCTCGCGACGTTCGGTGACGGCGTTCGGGTATGCCGGAATACGATTCCGGCGGCTCGGCTGA